TATCTCTATAAAGCTAATTCACATTAAGGGCCCTTTGGATTACAGGATTGGCAAATGAATTTTGTAGGATTCAACTTTCTAAAGGAAATTTTCCTGAACATCCCTTTGATTcacagaaaaaggaaaggaaagatTCCACGGCATTGCAATCTAACTCCATTTCATGGGAAAACAACCAAGAGCTCGGATCTCTTggaatcgtcatagaagtggcttgatctgTGACGAAAACAGAACGCcatagaactgttttggcatgTGTGGCAGAGGGGCTGCCATGCTAGTGGGTGCTTCCGTTGGAAATAttttccacgtgtacatgctatagccagtTGCATTGGAGATAGTTCGGGTacatgtcaccttcttattgcataaTGTGACAATTCTCTACTAGAACACGTGTCGTGTTGCAAttggatcacgtgtcacttcttcattggaccacgtGTCGTATTTTTTTGGTCCACGTGTCCGTTTCTTATTTGACCACGTGTCATGATATTGTCCGTccacgtgtcgtatttttatACGTATACGTGGCTTGACGATTTCCTTCCATGTGTTGGATTTTTAGTAGCCCACTTGTCGTGTCCTGGCCAATTCACATGTCATGCACTGGTTGGTCCACTTGtcgtatttttatttgatcacgtgacCGGTCTTGGTTCTACCACATGCAGGACTAATTACATCAGAAAAGTaattcaagatcatcattgttgcaTAGATTGACAACATAAATATTCAAGCTAACAATCAAATACCAATAATTAGCATTTCACACGTAAGTAGCAAGCAAGTGACAGAGTTTCACCACAATAAACCATCACATGAGTCCACACAACAGACCATAAATGTTCACCGCATCAAGCCACAGGAATTGAAGACTGAGAGTTAATTACCAGACGAGCTTAAGCGCATGACTTGCTCACAGagcctattgtactcctcctgtcgCTGTTTCTTGAATTCCTCAGACTCCCTTTCGGACTTTTTTGTCTttctcttcagttcatccactagtTTGACGAGGGCAACGGTACTTTCCTGTTCACCAGCAAGCTGCTCCCGAAGTGTCATCTCCACCAATATCTCTGCTCTGGTGGAGTTTCTCAGGATACCaacattcttcaaaaaaaaaggtTTTTTCTGCTTGCCTAGGAGGGAGGCTTGCCCTAGTAGAGGtagaggaccttggaaacaacatcagcactagtcattggttggGCCCGATCAGCAACAAGTTCTGCTTGCATATCTTCCATAGCTTCCTgtgaaattcaatcagtaaaacattaggttacagatagtgggaaaatgacttcaattgaaaacctaagagattaattcataacaagtaatgcattcGGCTTCCTCAGCCTACtactgatagagattacataagcacaatgcatatgtCTTTTGCAGCCTAATGCCGATAGAGATTATATAAGCACAATGTACAGgtaccatattgattggtgtaaaattgcaactataaaattaaatgatgttgccacattaggctcctGTTGTGTTTCCTTTTTTTATGGCAATGGGTTCAGTAGATTTCAAGAAAAGCAAATGAGggtacttacaactgctgctcTTGCAGCATTGCTCAAGCCCTTTTTCATACTAGTATGGAAGTCCTACAAGACTTCCACATCATTAACATCTTTATCAGGTCgaccatgttgttcaagtcctagatcatcatgttgttcatcaagtccttgatcgtgttctgcggccttcctcttgttctccttctgttcacattgcacatgagtttctgtttatatttatacaaaggcaagagtaacaataaaaatacaaccatcacttacaaatatttgtagctggacaacataggagcgagatcctgtagactggtggtacttcacttttgcacggtttCGCTTGTTCGTCttagatgtttcctatagcttcatttgtgttagactgtagcacaagtagaccatagcaagactagacagAAAATTGATGGGTTcacactgaaaggatcaagatgcccaagataggggtgaattaggctaattctaaaattctttgcaataattaaaccctacacttagcccacttcaccccttgtgcctagaaagtgattctaaTGATcgaccgcacaaaagtttagcaccctaagttctaatcctactctagcatggtaattgtaagaatgtaaagacaagaattgaattgctcaaaagtaaatgctcaaagtaaagaaaggagaaggaacgcggcgatgttttgccgaggtattggagagtcgccactcccctctagtcctcgttggagcacccgcgcaagggtgtagctctcccttgatccacgcaaggatcaagtgctctctacgggttgattcttcaacactccgttgtggtgaatcacccacaaccgctcataacttgagttgggtcatccacaagctccgccaaatgatcaccaaactcccaatcaccaccaagccgtctaggtgatggcgatcaccaagagtaataagcaagaactctcacttgaccacaacaagcctaatgagaagggtggatgcatacttgctactctcttttcactaatgatgccttaatcttggattctcaaatctcaatcacctcactaggctcttgctcttcttggcactctcaagggtgtttcttagctattgaaatgggcaagagtactcccttgaatgaatagaggaagtatttatagcccctcattcaaaacgaaccgttatgtgcttgaGTCAGCACCCTGCGGGGTGGCCGAATGCTCCTATCAATTCTACCCGCCACAGAgacgttaagttgtgaccggactctgacctacgtCTGGTCATGATAACTgctctctggacccttactaatgttgactagactctggcacccagcatccggtcacattgttgttcagcgtccggtcagaaaccaGAACCtgattagcgtccggtcaacactgaccggacgtgtccgattaggattctccctctctagaaccttactggagttgactagactctagcacccagcatccgatcacattttactcagcgtctagtcgcatccagatgacttcacttgatcaaatgaattgaccagactctacgccagcgtttggtcacaccggaaccagcgtccgatcaacatttgaccctccattcacttcttaCTCGAAATCatgtgtgaatgaagttttctccaattgatcttagggctacttaggagctacctagtgctcgatttgataagtgtgcaccacacctaacccactagactcacctaggttaagctactagttcatacccccttaatagtacgaccaaaggaaaaacaaagtcctaaactactctaagtgtctctttaacaccaaatgacacttagaactagtccatccttaaccttgtcatccatcctttgaaaaccaaaataatttccatcgtaggggcatgacaaccatgattgcccaatcaattgccattaccatgacctaacttaattgcctctgcaaaacacacgttagtcatagtaatcttgtattatcattaatcaccaaaaccaatctaggggtctagatgctttcaatctccccctttttggtgattgatgacaatacaatctcgagtatgtgaaagagatgatgttttcaacatgcttggttcatataagcttttggcaataagaataaagaggttagacaagcttatatgacccaagccaacatgatgtactcaatagatataaaATAAGTATGAGTATAAGAAAtatagctcatttgcatcagagtaaaacacgaaaggcaaatgagcataaccaagtgacatgacatatataaagatcaaagttgagagcacacatgtcacatatcacataaatatcactatcacataaatatcacgatcacacgtatgtagttcaatgcataaaagcaaacatgaatgcataataatgtatcacacataaaaagccaaatataataaataagctccccctagatatatcgctccccctatATCTATcatactcaatccctctccccctttggcttcaagcaccaaaacctaagggtctatCGGCGGGGAAGCAGTGGATGAGTCGAGGGCTGAGGTGCGATGAGCAATCTAGAACTAGGTAGCATCATCCTCTAATctagagctctgagctgtctaacCCTTTATTgctggaagtgatgctgaagcggtctgagTCTGCTCTGGAACTAGTGTGACCTATGACTCTTGCAGGTATGACTatagcaggtggctctgatgatgcaattgatgatggGAGTGTCTCTATAGTCCCAGTGACTAGAGCAATGGTGGAAGGTCTAGGGACATAGATTtggcggtgtaggctgccctatcaactcgctGAAAGTAGCACCGaggctcctagagactagggTGTCTATCACAAGCATCGAGGAACTCtatgccggtgtgaagcccataacAAGAGGTGTGAAGGAAGGACCCTAGGCTAGCactggtgaggcaaaccactagaacacctgctctgtaggtgaagcaaacatgGTAGTTGGCTGTCCCTGaatctgaagcccactgggctaaaaAACTGGAGTCAtagtagtggtggcaggctgactgAGCTGAGGTGTAAGCTATGGCGGTGAGCTCCAATGGCAGTAacgacatgctgcatgaaaccaagTAACTGCTACTaaatgaggagctgctgctgctgtatagcctgctgctgtcgctagaaCTCGTCCTATTTGGCCTGAACCTATGCAAGTGTAGTTGCGGTCTCCTAGGCCTAGCGAGCCttatcctgcctcatccgctcaagaatagcaagtagagtggggtctgtctatggtgactgtggtggagctgagctagagccaccgGCCTCACTATCATGTCATCGATGAGGCATCCgagggatatcctggtagtcatcatctgaactatcgctggggtcgctctccaccataccctcctactgagcatcaagctaCTCCTACTCTGTCGCTGCAACGCCCCTAatagtctcatcctgctgggctgtagactctagcacctctgggcgacggtgcggctggctaggtgtccttgcCCTGCTGTGATGGAGCATCTAGGTCatgttatatgcagggaactcgATAGTAGCACTagaatactctgccaacatctcagGAGGCCTCACTGTGACTACCCTATGAATcagaaatgtgatccagtgagcatacgatAGCTGTCTGTGATCTTTGAAACCCTCtacaagtgtatcctccatctcaaaaAGAATGAGATCCCATATATCAAATATTGTCTGCTGGATCAGGGAGTTCAGTAGACACAACTGAATGCAAGTCAATCCctcgtgatatcccatcctcggtagcagggtcctcctcatgatagcatcaagcagtctagttgtaggagtaagatctctgggtgtcctgctcgacccctcaccgaatggctctgtgaagcaagatcggatgagatctgtgggaggcacaagactaccgtgagggcatctaggaggctctgtgtgaccatagcaaacctcatgaaggcggATGGGTGACTCCTATAACCGGaggatctctctgaccctaaagctcatcagcctatagtcacggcctctaaatacaaagtgtatgaacctataagctaggtcaatccaaagtgtaccgtagaactcatggacccaagatggtacatatctgCCAGTCCGTCCTAGTAGGTCAGTCAATCCTGGCAAGTAAGAGAGATGAGGGTGGATCTGCTCTCCCactgctgctacaatggcctcaatgGAACAAACCCTCTATGATCTGAAAGCCACACCACTGttcagataagcattgtagaagtcctcctgcagtggtgtatagaatccctctgaagcACGCACATCCTTCCTTGGTGGGaaccagtcctcaaactgcacaaacctgagctgctgcacctgcttggccatgcactacaaggttctacctctaatgccacgccacatgattgcaacaccactaatttggttgccataggtgggtcgtattgcaaccttttcaaaaaatggttgcaatatgtgcCTATAATGCAACGGACTAAATTCGTTGCAATATGTGTGGTTTGTCGTTGAAACAGGCTTGTGCTACTGCAACCATTTAAGAATTATGTTGCAATTAGTTGGCATTATTGCAATGACATTTTTGAGTTGCAATAGTATTGGTTTTCAttgcaattacttggtgttatTGCAACTATATTGGATTTAGTTGCTTTTGCTTGTAACTATAACCACGGTTATTATGGGTTACAATAATGTTCTATGGTGTTGCAATTGCTAGGGTGGTTGTTGCAACAAGATTTCCGAATGGATGCAATAGCATGTTCCTATTGCCACGGTTTTCTAGGGTTGTAATAATTTTTTGTGGCGTTGCAATTGTTAAGTACTTATTGCAACTACAATCCTAAATGGTCACAATATCATGTTAATATTGCcacggtttttttgtgttgctataggctaccgctgatgcaacggcctaaaagtgttgcaatatacaaaaTTAGTTGCAATATACAAAATGCTCCATGCATTAGACCAcccctgatgcaacggcctaaatgtgttgcaatataccaaaaatggttgcaatagacaaaatgcTCCACATATTTCTGAATAATATATTCTATTGACAAAAAAATGTTCCACAGAGGATTTGATCCCAGAAACTAAAGTACAAGCAAACACTCATCTACCACTAGGCTACTGAGGTGTGTTCGATATTAAGCCGCCTTTATATTACTTGTTTACATGATGAAGATGGCTAATTCACTTCATATGTCAACAAGGACGATAACCATCCGCATCTTCCATGACAAtttcagaaaacaaaaaaattgtcCAGCTTGCTGATATTTGTGCTTATGATAGAAAACAAACATGAGTATAACAGTTTAAAGACCAACTGCAGCTATTCATTATCCCGGACAATGAGATTGTTTTAAAAAAATCCAGAAAAAACATCACTGTTGTACAAAGGATAAGTATTTAAACAAAGAAATCATCTTCTAGGCTTTCTATTGCAACTGGTGCAACAACTCCATCGTCAATATAGGTGTTAtcttcgtcatcatcatcatcatcaagtaaGACCACATCATCTGGTTCGAGAACTATTTCGCCATGCACCTGATTAATAACAGAGGCATCACCAGTTGTGCCTTCCTTGTCTGGTCTTGTCCAATTTGACAAATCCTCATTTGGGCCTAATAGATTCATGTCTTGGATTCCCACATCAAGTAGATTGACTTCCATGTCACCCTCATTTTCTGCTTCTGGCATGGCAAATAAATTTCTTGGTCTCACCGCAACAACACTAGACCATCCTCGCTTGTTCACGAGGTTGACAAAAAACACCAGTTCGGCCTGTGTTGCCAGAATGTAGGGTTCATTTGAATATCTAAACCTGGACATATCAATATCGATAACACCATATTTATCCCTACTGTATCCTCTACTTCTGCTAGTACTGGCAGCCGACACATCATACCAATCACATTGAAACAATAAAACTTCTTTTTGTGCAGGGAACTCGAGTGAGATCATTCTTCTAATCACTCCATACTAGGTCATGTTGCTAGTAGTACCATCACCCCTCACAAGCACACCACTATTTTGTGTGATGAGGTTTCTCTCAATGGTAGTCGTTCGAAATAATTTGAAGAATATCTTCGCATGTTCATTCGGCTGTTCATTGTCATTAGTATCTCTGATCTCTCCATGTATAGCACCTCTGATTAGGGATCTAACCAAATTAGTGACACCATGATCGTCATCACTCAGTGTGCCTTCTTCGTTGTCTACTCCAACTTCATGTGTTCGTTGTCTACTTCTACATTAGCTGGTGGTGGTGCATCATTGTGTACTTCTACATTAGCTGCTGGTGCGTCTTCGTTGTGCAATCCCACATCTGAACCTTCCCCTTCCCTGATAAAGCTTTCATCAAACCCTctatgaagcaaatgaagctaaacCAGAGGCCACGGTCTGTATGCCATGCATACACATCTAGGACATGGACACGCAGCATTCCACCTCTCAATGTGCCACCAAATGTGATGTCCAAAAAATTTCGGAGATTCTCCTACCACTCAATTGAAGAAAGAGGCAAGCGCATCCAACTCCTATCATCACCTGACATTATTCTGCAATGACAAGATCACATCAAACAAAACCAAATTTATCTTAAGACGGTATAGCAGTAGGTATCAGGCAAATGTCACACACCGCGGTGGAGAGACGCACCAACTTAAATACTCAATCGCCGTTTGCTGTACCGAACTTCCAAATACTCAGTCTCTCACCACCTGGCTTGGGTCGCATCCTCTCGAGCAATCGCGCCTGTCCATGGGCTACGCTGCTTGTAGGGCCCATGTTGCTCTCGTGGTTGGCCCCTCTGGCACAGGCGTGCTATGTACAAGAATTTGTGATCCGAAGCCCAATGTTTTTTGGGTAAATTTTAGTTGACAACAGGCCTTAAAAAAGATCACCATGAACAAGTGGAATGCACATGCTAGTAACACGTTGAATAGGAGATCGATCTTCATTAACCACAAACATAGTTCCAGCACTACAAGTTGAGCCAACCAGCCATGGACATCATCAGGCAAAAGCAAAAGAAACACAATAGCTACGCTAATTCACAGCTTGCATACATAGAGAGAATTAGTTTTTGATCCCCGGTCTCCTTTCGAACGCCACAATTTCGTGGCGTATCCTGCAGTCCTCACTGCAAAATAGGCTAACTTGTTCCCAGCCCGTAACCTTGCTAAaatcaggtgatagctcaatggtttgtccgctgctctggaacttgtaggcttcggttcgattcagggatgcaacacattttttgcattttctttcaatTTATATTCCTTCATTTTTAATTTACAAGTTTTTAGTCCTAAttttttgccaatttaggtttatacaattccaatatatattttcttaagTCCTAACACAATGTGCATGAGTGGATGCTATCACAAATACAAAGGTAAGTGTATATCACTAGCTTGGTTTAtcacaaatacaaatacaaagaTAAGTGTATCTTGGTGTCACGAACCCAAACCTAGGTAAAGATGTCACGCTGCAAAAAGATGGTTTGTGCGATAAATCCTATACTTGAGGAGATCGATTACCAATTTGCACTGAAACATTGTCTTAGCTCCCACATGAAATCACCTCAAGGCAAAGAAGGTGACATTGAACATGATacacctatatgatatgccatataTATGATACACCTATATGATACACATTTGATCAAACAAGATTCCAACTTGCCTATTCATAAGCCCCTGGTACCTTGGACACATTCGAAAAAGGTCTGTTCATTGTAGAGTACATAAATAGGAAAGAAAATGACAAAATGTTAATACAAGGGGTCGAGTAACACAATGCAAATAAAACCACGTGAAAGGAAAAAGTTTTCCGAGAAATTGAAAAAAAGAATCACCTGATTTGGACAACAAATGCGAAATCTAAACACGTTTAACGTTTTTACAAtgaatcaaaataaaaaagatgaaCACCATGAACCGAACTAGAACATCATATGAACCTAGCGCCGACAAGTGGGTCCCTCATGTCAAGGGCACCAAAACTATGTATAATAATGTTGACAAGCAAGAAGTGAGACAAAACAACCAGTAACTCAATGGTGTCTGCGACACTGATATAAATCGACTTTCCAGGTTCGATCCTGGTTCTCCACCCtttttccatttatttttttgtaatttttgttgAAAATTGGCTTGGCGCCCACATGCAGCCATTTACCGCCTAATACCCCACCCATTATACGAACAAAACAAATCTTAACCTCCCCACTTCCTCATTATCTTCCCCATCTCCTCCAATTCTttcctttccctcctccaactcaGATCCCGATCTGCACCCGCCGCCACCGCTTGACTTCGCCGCACACagccacacacgcacacacccaCCCGTGCCACACACGCACACAGGCACACCCGCCCCAGCCGCCGTCGGCGCCCCCTGCGCCCTGCCCCGCTGGCCCCCAGGCCCGCGTCCCTCTCATCTCCTGTACGGAAGGAGAAAAATAGATGCGAGGAGTCGGAGGTCCACTGCTCACCATCGGGCGACCTCGCCGTCAAAGGTGGTGACGGCCCCCTCGTCGGCGTCGGAGATGCgtccgccccctcctctccaGTGGCGTCGCAGCAAGCAGAGAAGGCCGATCCGTCCGATCTCAGCCAGCTCTTCGAGGTTAGGGCTCGTTTCCTTTGCGTTTCCGTATCATTTGAGCTAGGATCTCACTGGGAGCTAGGAATTTCTCTTTCCCCTCTCTCTTGCGTCGAGCGGACCATAGGTGGTGGGCGAGATGCAGAGCAGCTTGGACCGGGTGCGACGCCagctctcctccacctccacccgcCACCGCCTCCAGGGCCCCCTCTTGAAGCGATCCAACATGGTAAATCCGCTCCCTTCATTTCCCCTTCTTTCTGGATTCCAGTTTGGTTCATGTTCCCTGTCTCGGCATCAGTACAAATTACTGCAGGAAATAGCTAGAAAGCCAAAATGGACTGTTATTGCTGACCCATGGATACCGTTGCGAGCCTCTAGTTAACATTTGTTGATTGTTTACCTGTCAACTGTCATTTCCTCTTATTTGCAAATTCAGTTCCTTGCTTGTGTAGTAGTGTATAAACCATATAGTCTATGTGCGAGTCCTGAGGCGTTCTCCATTCTCATAGCATTGCAATTTTTGTTTGGATTCCACGTTGTCACTTCCACTTATGATGTTTCTTCATTTTACTCATATATATCAGCTAAGAAAGTGGAATGAGTGCTGGGTCATACTTGATCCAACAACTGGGAAGATAGAATACAAGTCCGGTAACTGCAGAGCTGTTTCCCTTTTCGCCAAAGAGGCGGTACCTGAGACACCAAATGAATGACACCGATTTTTTTTGGATTATGTAGGGTCCGTAGGAGTGACAAGGATGTTAGGGGAGTAATTTTGTTTGATTCAATAAGCACAGTGACGCTATCGCCTATGAACTTTCAGTATGGACCTACTTCTGTTCCAGTTCGTCATGACTTTCGGATGTACGTTGTGGAAACTTTGTAATGACCTGTGCAAACTCTTGGTGCAGTGGACTGGCAAAATACGATGGATGCTGTTTCTGTATCCTTATGGGGTGTCTTTGTGTTATCATGTTtactctcttctccttttgtctaGATTTGATTCGATGTGTTCTTTGACTAGTGTTCTAGATATTGGAACTCCACAGAAAAAGGAATACTTTCTTTGCGCAGAAACTCCCAGCGCTGTAAGAGCATGGGTATCCACTTTACAGTAAGCTTTGATAATCTACGGTTCTTGCTTATATTTATCTTTTTAACTTTTGTTTTCCCTGAAACCAATTTTATCCTCAACCACGAGTTTTGCATTACTGTTTGACTATCTCTTCCCTGCCACTGGACTGACTAAgattaaataaacattaattgAATGTATGTTGAATCTGCTATTTGCACCTGTACAACTGGGTCTATAGTGGGTTGCTGTGTGATTTGTTCCTGTAAGTGTCAGTATTGGAAGAACATGCATCCTTGACTTAAACTCTGATCTATTTAGTTCtcttggatataatatgggcttagcccatataatatttaataattaaataaaactctatgatgcgtaacattaagtgttgtatgatttaataccatacgggattttgactgaacgctgactcagcttatatggttggaaattattcatctaactTGAGAAGGTGAGaaaaaggataaaggcgtgccatGCGCGTGCGCCGCCACCGGTCGGGCCGAGGCCGTGGCAgccgggcgtggccagtcttttgccacttaaatccacattatcacgggagtttcactccttgatggtggaggcgaactgactgcgtcagttaccgtcccttccgcttccgcttcccgTCTCCTGTCTTCCTTCAGTCCAGACAAAATCTTCCATAACCACTCCTGAGAGAACCACAGATCAGCAGCCTTCTgacttccccgtcccgtacctctgcgcgcatggagtcgcgggagagcaggtgcctctagaaccctcgtccgcctgagaatTCTGCACGGCGTGAGCgacaattaggtttttggggagcgatccgtgaCTGCTCGTTCATCTTCTTCCTGGAGATCGCTCTTGGATCCATCCTCTCCCTGGAACATCaagacgtcttcttcctggtgatccgttcatgggactgcactgcgaacatcttcctgcatcgactgtggtccacgacttcgagcaacgc
This DNA window, taken from Miscanthus floridulus cultivar M001 chromosome 13, ASM1932011v1, whole genome shotgun sequence, encodes the following:
- the LOC136499042 gene encoding uncharacterized protein isoform X1 gives rise to the protein MQSSLDRVRRQLSSTSTRHRLQGPLLKRSNMLRKWNECWVILDPTTGKIEYKVRRSDKDVRGVILFDSISTVTLSPMNFHGLAKYDGCCFYIGTPQKKEYFLCAETPSAVRAWVSTLQQFSINGFAAALKPNNFHGKNFMI
- the LOC136499042 gene encoding uncharacterized protein isoform X2, encoding MQSSLDRVRRQLSSTSTRHRLQGPLLKRSNMLRKWNECWVILDPTTGKIEYKVRRSDKDVRGVILFDSISTVTLSPMNFHGLAKYDGCCFYIGTPQKKEYFLCAETPSAVRAWVSTLQKTKIASHHKHNS